The Planococcus versutus genome contains a region encoding:
- the narH gene encoding nitrate reductase subunit beta translates to MKIKAQVAMVMNLDKCIGCHTCSVTCKTTWTNRKGAEYMWFNNVETKPGIGYPKRWEDQELYKGGWQLRKGKLELKSGNKLSKVALGKIFYNPDMPEMKDYYEPWTYNYEHLTNAGELEHSPVARAHSVITGKKMDLDWGPNWEDDLAGAHITGPLDPNIQKIEEEIKFNFDKAFMVYLPRLCEHCLNPSCVASCPSGAIYKREEDGIVLVDQEACRGWRYCMTGCPYKKVYFNWQTNKAEKCTFCFPRIESGLPTVCSETCTGRIRYLGVLLYDADRVLEVASTPDEKDLYKAQCDLFIDPFDPEMIALARKDGISEDWIEAAQNSPVYKLAIEHQLAFPLHPEYRTLPMVWYVPPLSPIMNYFEGKDSIKNPDMIFPAIEEMRTPIQYLANMLTAGDTETVKKSLQRMAMMRSYMRAKTTGKDFDESRLERIGMTAHQTEKMYRLLAIAKYEDRFVIPTTHREGRVNPYRAQGMEGYDTEGMGGWGTDSGGSCDSCGPATSSPTGTATKTGKEIYEENFYGGIWRD, encoded by the coding sequence TTGAAGATTAAAGCACAAGTAGCGATGGTGATGAATTTAGATAAATGTATCGGTTGTCATACCTGTAGTGTCACTTGCAAAACCACTTGGACCAACCGTAAAGGTGCCGAATATATGTGGTTTAACAACGTAGAGACAAAACCGGGCATTGGGTATCCGAAACGCTGGGAAGACCAAGAACTGTACAAAGGCGGCTGGCAACTTCGCAAAGGGAAATTAGAGTTAAAATCAGGCAATAAGTTATCGAAAGTCGCATTGGGAAAAATCTTTTACAACCCGGACATGCCAGAAATGAAAGATTATTATGAGCCTTGGACCTATAATTATGAGCACTTGACCAATGCTGGTGAATTAGAACATTCACCAGTGGCACGTGCGCATTCAGTTATCACAGGGAAAAAAATGGACCTTGATTGGGGTCCAAACTGGGAAGATGATCTAGCAGGAGCACACATTACAGGACCACTCGATCCAAACATCCAGAAAATAGAAGAGGAAATTAAATTCAATTTTGATAAAGCCTTTATGGTTTACTTGCCAAGGCTTTGTGAACATTGTTTAAATCCAAGCTGTGTAGCAAGTTGTCCTTCTGGTGCCATTTATAAGCGTGAAGAAGATGGCATTGTGTTAGTCGACCAAGAAGCTTGTCGAGGCTGGCGCTATTGTATGACAGGTTGTCCATACAAAAAAGTATACTTTAACTGGCAAACCAATAAAGCTGAAAAATGTACATTCTGTTTCCCACGCATTGAGTCAGGATTGCCTACAGTGTGTTCGGAAACATGCACAGGACGCATTCGTTATTTGGGAGTTCTTCTATATGATGCAGATCGTGTTTTAGAAGTGGCTTCTACACCGGATGAAAAAGATTTGTACAAAGCGCAATGTGATTTGTTTATCGATCCGTTCGATCCAGAAATGATCGCTTTGGCACGAAAAGATGGCATTTCAGAAGATTGGATCGAAGCAGCCCAAAATTCGCCTGTATACAAACTCGCGATTGAACATCAATTGGCTTTTCCACTTCACCCAGAATATCGAACACTACCAATGGTTTGGTATGTCCCACCACTTAGTCCAATCATGAATTATTTTGAAGGAAAAGATTCGATTAAAAATCCAGATATGATTTTTCCTGCAATTGAAGAAATGCGGACACCTATTCAGTATTTGGCAAATATGCTGACAGCTGGCGACACGGAAACAGTGAAAAAATCATTACAACGTATGGCAATGATGCGTTCTTACATGCGTGCTAAAACAACAGGGAAAGATTTTGATGAAAGTCGCTTAGAACGAATTGGCATGACGGCACACCAAACAGAAAAAATGTATCGGTTACTGGCAATTGCGAAATACGAAGATCGTTTTGTTATTCCAACCACACATCGCGAAGGTCGCGTAAATCCATATCGTGCTCAAGGAATGGAAGGCTATGATACTGAAGGTATGGGAGGATGGGGAACTGATTCTGGTGGTTCTTGTGATAGTTGTGGCCCTGCAACTTCAAGTCCGACCGGCACTGCTACGAAGACGGGGAAAGAAATTTACGAAGAAAATTTCTACGGAGGTATATGGCGTGATTAA
- a CDS encoding response regulator transcription factor, translating to MKIVIADDHAIVRSGFSMILNFQEDMEVIAMAADGIEAYQMVAKHQPDVLLLDLSMPPGESGLVATGKIKEDFPETKILILTMHDDEEYLFHVLKNGASGYMLKSAPDEELLQAIRVIYSGGTYIHPKMATSLVRELVNKDHKVKESDPFELLSKREIEVLPLVAKGYGNKEIAQKLFISVKTVEAHKAKIMEKLQLKSRPELVEYVLKKKLLNF from the coding sequence ATGAAAATCGTCATAGCCGATGACCATGCCATTGTTAGAAGTGGATTTTCAATGATCCTTAATTTCCAAGAAGACATGGAAGTTATTGCGATGGCAGCAGATGGAATCGAAGCTTATCAAATGGTAGCTAAACACCAACCGGATGTATTATTGTTAGATTTGAGCATGCCACCAGGAGAAAGTGGATTAGTAGCAACTGGAAAAATCAAAGAAGACTTTCCTGAAACCAAAATTCTGATTTTAACGATGCATGACGACGAAGAATATCTATTCCATGTATTAAAAAATGGTGCTTCTGGTTATATGCTAAAAAGTGCACCCGATGAAGAATTACTTCAAGCAATTCGAGTTATTTATAGTGGAGGAACTTATATTCATCCGAAAATGGCTACGTCTTTAGTTCGCGAATTAGTAAACAAAGATCATAAAGTAAAAGAGTCTGATCCTTTCGAATTATTGTCTAAACGGGAAATTGAAGTGCTTCCTTTAGTTGCAAAAGGATACGGAAATAAAGAAATTGCTCAAAAACTTTTTATTTCTGTGAAAACAGTAGAAGCGCATAAAGCCAAAATTATGGAGAAGTTACAGTTAAAGAGCAGACCTGAATTAGTCGAATATGTACTAAAGAAAAAATTATTAAATTTTTGA
- a CDS encoding GAF domain-containing protein, which yields MNTNKDYQVQIEKIREALHCDIIALALVESAENMHVLKWQYTSGTISERIKKVVLQSGKGIAGGVFKNGKPLLMADVEEFTVKNDLFNYPILKLEKILSIGATPLWHSGRVVGVLLAGFREPHLMTPERLDMLISMSKSDIGTLDGKELMWS from the coding sequence ATGAATACCAACAAAGATTATCAAGTGCAGATTGAAAAAATAAGAGAAGCTCTTCATTGTGATATTATTGCGCTGGCTTTAGTCGAATCGGCGGAAAATATGCATGTATTAAAATGGCAGTATACTTCAGGTACTATAAGTGAACGCATCAAGAAAGTAGTTTTGCAATCAGGAAAAGGAATTGCGGGAGGCGTATTTAAAAACGGTAAACCATTACTGATGGCAGATGTGGAAGAATTCACTGTAAAAAATGATTTGTTCAATTATCCAATTTTGAAATTAGAAAAAATTTTGAGTATAGGCGCTACGCCTTTATGGCATAGCGGAAGAGTGGTAGGGGTTCTCTTAGCTGGATTTCGAGAACCTCATTTGATGACACCAGAAAGATTGGACATGTTGATTAGCATGTCTAAATCTGATATAGGCACGTTGGATGGAAAGGAATTGATGTGGAGTTGA
- the narJ gene encoding nitrate reductase molybdenum cofactor assembly chaperone, which translates to MINLEKLYRYKQSFGFIAHHLTYPEKLDFHPSQIEESFDVDHPAYEHAWRYWNLMHDMSLDQIQEMYTDIFDFDKDSTLFMTYFKFEDAKERGQMLAKLKVSYEMFGLEMPDSELSDFLPLICEFLYAAEWIGDPRAPQTFHILIAVLEDGTYHLLKSLEKKNSPYFHLVKGLRETFKICIEQEVPADGNAR; encoded by the coding sequence GTGATTAATTTAGAAAAACTCTATCGATACAAGCAGTCATTCGGTTTTATTGCGCATCACTTGACCTATCCTGAAAAACTCGATTTTCACCCGTCGCAAATCGAGGAATCGTTTGATGTGGATCATCCGGCATATGAACATGCTTGGCGATATTGGAACTTAATGCATGACATGAGTTTGGATCAAATTCAAGAAATGTATACAGATATTTTCGATTTTGACAAAGATAGTACCTTGTTTATGACGTATTTTAAATTTGAAGATGCCAAAGAACGTGGACAGATGCTAGCAAAATTAAAAGTTTCGTATGAAATGTTCGGTCTTGAAATGCCAGATTCAGAGCTATCGGATTTTTTGCCGCTAATTTGTGAATTTCTATATGCAGCAGAATGGATAGGAGATCCTCGTGCACCACAAACTTTTCATATTTTAATTGCTGTATTAGAAGACGGAACCTATCATTTGTTAAAATCATTAGAGAAAAAAAACAGTCCTTATTTCCATCTTGTTAAAGGACTACGTGAGACCTTTAAGATATGTATCGAGCAGGAGGTGCCTGCAGATGGAAACGCTAGATAA
- a CDS encoding hemerythrin domain-containing protein has product MAEKPELRFKEPGMRLLENEHAYLSFLMNDWHALVLSFENTNLSLEKGRENMKNLRQKLFEFVEPFKNHTDKEEEFFFPALGNYIGFEQGPLVGIQEEHQEIDAYIGHFFHHTRDNIDLLTLEQMKAVAQDAAEAFEVLTVHFMKEETVLFPMAEKAMKAVDQDELYKKMNTLIT; this is encoded by the coding sequence ATGGCAGAAAAACCTGAGCTTCGCTTTAAAGAACCTGGTATGAGGTTATTGGAAAATGAACATGCGTATTTAAGTTTTTTAATGAACGATTGGCATGCGCTTGTTTTGTCGTTCGAAAATACAAACTTGAGTCTTGAAAAAGGCCGTGAAAACATGAAGAATTTGAGGCAAAAGCTTTTTGAATTTGTTGAGCCTTTTAAAAATCACACGGATAAAGAAGAGGAATTCTTTTTTCCAGCGCTCGGAAATTATATTGGGTTTGAACAAGGGCCATTAGTCGGTATACAAGAAGAACATCAAGAAATAGACGCATACATTGGTCATTTTTTCCATCATACACGCGACAACATTGACCTGTTAACATTGGAGCAAATGAAAGCAGTTGCTCAAGATGCTGCAGAAGCATTTGAAGTGTTAACAGTTCATTTTATGAAAGAAGAAACGGTATTGTTTCCAATGGCTGAAAAAGCAATGAAAGCCGTTGATCAAGATGAGTTATACAAAAAAATGAATACCCTTATTACTTAA
- the narI gene encoding respiratory nitrate reductase subunit gamma, giving the protein METLDKFIWVVFPYLCIAIFIFGHLYRYGIDKFHWTAKSSEFIEKKQLMMGSLLFHMGIIPVIFGHIGGLVIPISWMNAMGVSPHLYHIGAIYIGGIFGFMTLIGMFILTFRRFTISSVRKLSSFSDLAVNALLLFIVFVGMYATLVTNIVQPEFDYRMTISVWFRDLFLFNANPAIMASVPLSFKIHVLTGFAIFAFWPFSRLVHVWSVPLNYVGRSYILYRRHKPTN; this is encoded by the coding sequence ATGGAAACGCTAGATAAGTTTATTTGGGTGGTCTTTCCTTATCTTTGTATAGCCATTTTCATCTTTGGTCATCTTTACCGATATGGCATTGATAAATTTCACTGGACAGCTAAGTCCAGTGAATTTATTGAAAAAAAACAGTTAATGATGGGAAGTCTTTTGTTTCATATGGGCATCATCCCAGTTATTTTTGGTCATATTGGGGGATTAGTTATTCCGATTTCATGGATGAATGCGATGGGGGTTAGTCCTCATCTTTACCACATTGGTGCCATTTATATCGGAGGGATTTTCGGTTTTATGACATTGATTGGCATGTTTATTCTAACCTTTCGTCGATTCACGATCTCAAGCGTTCGGAAGTTGAGTTCTTTCTCTGATTTAGCAGTTAACGCTCTGTTATTATTTATTGTTTTTGTCGGTATGTATGCAACTTTAGTGACAAATATTGTACAACCTGAATTTGATTATAGAATGACAATATCTGTTTGGTTCCGCGATTTGTTTTTATTTAACGCCAACCCAGCTATTATGGCAAGTGTGCCATTGTCTTTCAAAATTCATGTATTAACAGGCTTTGCGATATTTGCGTTTTGGCCATTTTCACGTCTCGTACATGTATGGAGTGTTCCGTTGAATTATGTAGGCAGAAGTTATATCCTATATAGAAGACATAAACCAACAAACTAA
- a CDS encoding nitrate reductase subunit alpha produces MKKKFGLNFFKPVESYSGSWSILEEKSRDWENMYRQRWSHDKVVRTTHGVNCTGSCSWKVFVKNGIITWENQQIDYPSCGPDMPEFEPRGCPRGATFSWYEYSPLRVKYPYMRGRLWRLWKAARASHSNPVEAWASIVEDPEKATFYKSARGKGGHIRVNWDDALELIAAQLIYTIQKYGPDRVAGFTPIPAMSMVSYASGARFISLLGGEMLSFYDWYADLPPASPQIWGEQTDVPESSDWYNAGYLMMWGSNVPMTRTPDAHFMTEVRYKGTKVVSVAPDYAENVKFADNWLAPHPGTDAALAQAMTHVILDEFYQQRQEPMFINYAKQFTDMPFMILLDPHEDSLKGGRFLRASDLGDTSQHAEWKPVIFDEAANKLIVPNGTMGQRWEEDKKWNLILENEDGSKVEPAMSVEGHQEEWKEIVFPYFDNQGNGVFKRVIPTRKVQLADGTERYAATVYDLMLSQYGIIRIDSEYNAKGYDDETSHYTPAWQEKVTSVKASIVTQIAREFAQNSLDTGGRSMIIMGAGINHWFNSDTIYRAILNLVILTASQGVNGGGWAHYVGQEKCRPIEGWSSIAFAKDWQGPARLQNATSFFYFATEQWRYEESGTDALTSPLAENVAYQHPADYNVLAARLGWLPSYPQFDKNSLLFAEEAAEKGAKTNKEIIDYAVEQVTSRKTKFAIEDPGAPENFPRTLFIWRSNLISSSAKGQEYFMKHLLGASDGLLAEPNVTEKPEEIVWREDVEGKLDLMVALDFRMTSTPLYADIVLPAATWYEKTDLSSTDMHPFVHPFNPAVNPLWESRSDWDIYAKLAEKFSEMAGTHLPGVYKDVVITPLAHDSISEISQPMGVVKDWAKGEIEAIPGKTMPNFSIVERDFTKIYDKYITLGPNLSIGKTGAHGVSFSVAEEYEELKHINGTHFDDSIKNGLPKIQTARQVADAMLNLSSATNGRVSQKAYIEAEKDTGVELRDISADRAAEKITFQSITVQPREVIPTPVFSGSNKMGRRYSPFTTNIERLVPFRTLTGRQHFYIDHEIFQQYGEALPIYKPTLPPMVFGKNDKKIKGGVDSLVLRYLTPHGKWNIHSTYQDNQHMLTLFRGGPTVWINNEDAKAHDIDDNAWLEVYNRNGVVTARAVVSHRMPRGTMFMYHAQDKHIQVPGSEITDTRGGSHNAPTRIHMKPTQMVGGYAQLSYGFNYYGPIGNQRDEYVAVRKMKEVDWLED; encoded by the coding sequence ATGAAGAAAAAATTCGGATTAAATTTCTTTAAACCAGTAGAAAGTTATTCGGGCAGTTGGTCGATCTTGGAGGAAAAAAGCCGAGATTGGGAAAACATGTACCGTCAAAGATGGTCACACGATAAAGTGGTACGCACAACGCACGGCGTAAACTGTACTGGATCATGTAGTTGGAAAGTATTTGTGAAAAATGGAATTATTACTTGGGAAAACCAGCAAATCGATTATCCATCTTGTGGACCTGATATGCCTGAATTTGAACCACGTGGTTGTCCGAGAGGCGCTACGTTTTCTTGGTATGAATACAGTCCATTGCGTGTTAAATACCCTTATATGCGCGGAAGACTTTGGAGGCTGTGGAAAGCAGCTCGTGCAAGTCACTCAAATCCAGTAGAAGCTTGGGCAAGTATTGTAGAAGACCCTGAAAAAGCTACGTTTTACAAATCTGCACGCGGAAAAGGGGGTCATATCCGTGTTAACTGGGATGATGCACTGGAATTAATCGCAGCACAACTAATATATACGATTCAAAAATATGGACCAGATCGTGTCGCTGGATTTACACCGATTCCTGCAATGTCTATGGTTAGCTATGCTTCAGGAGCACGCTTTATCTCACTTTTAGGTGGAGAAATGTTGAGCTTTTACGATTGGTATGCGGATCTTCCACCAGCCTCTCCACAAATTTGGGGAGAACAAACAGATGTTCCAGAATCATCAGATTGGTATAACGCAGGTTATTTAATGATGTGGGGTTCAAACGTACCAATGACCAGAACACCGGATGCGCATTTTATGACAGAAGTTCGCTATAAAGGAACGAAAGTTGTATCGGTTGCACCTGATTATGCGGAAAACGTAAAATTTGCAGACAACTGGCTAGCTCCTCACCCTGGAACGGATGCTGCGTTAGCACAAGCAATGACGCATGTTATTTTAGATGAATTTTATCAACAACGTCAAGAACCAATGTTTATTAATTATGCAAAACAATTTACAGATATGCCTTTTATGATCCTATTAGATCCACACGAAGATTCGTTAAAAGGTGGACGCTTTTTACGTGCTAGTGATTTAGGCGACACGTCGCAACATGCAGAGTGGAAACCTGTCATCTTTGACGAAGCTGCTAACAAATTGATTGTGCCAAATGGAACGATGGGACAGCGTTGGGAAGAAGATAAAAAATGGAATTTGATTCTTGAAAATGAAGACGGTTCAAAAGTAGAACCTGCAATGAGTGTCGAAGGACATCAAGAAGAGTGGAAAGAAATTGTTTTTCCGTATTTTGATAACCAAGGAAATGGTGTTTTCAAACGTGTCATTCCAACAAGAAAAGTCCAGTTAGCAGATGGCACAGAGCGTTACGCAGCAACTGTTTATGATTTGATGTTAAGTCAATACGGAATTATTCGTATTGATAGTGAATATAACGCAAAAGGGTACGATGACGAAACATCTCATTATACACCGGCTTGGCAAGAAAAAGTTACTTCCGTTAAAGCATCAATCGTGACACAAATTGCGCGTGAATTTGCTCAAAATTCACTTGATACAGGTGGGCGCTCCATGATTATTATGGGCGCGGGAATCAACCACTGGTTCAATAGTGATACGATTTATCGTGCGATTTTGAACTTAGTTATTTTGACAGCGTCTCAAGGTGTCAATGGTGGAGGTTGGGCTCATTACGTTGGACAAGAAAAATGTCGTCCAATTGAAGGTTGGTCATCCATTGCTTTTGCGAAAGACTGGCAAGGACCAGCAAGATTGCAAAATGCCACTTCTTTCTTTTACTTTGCGACAGAACAGTGGAGATATGAAGAAAGTGGCACGGATGCCTTAACATCTCCACTTGCTGAAAATGTTGCATATCAGCATCCAGCAGATTATAACGTGTTAGCTGCAAGATTGGGATGGCTCCCTTCTTATCCACAGTTCGACAAAAACAGCTTGCTGTTCGCAGAAGAAGCTGCTGAAAAAGGTGCTAAAACAAATAAAGAGATTATTGATTATGCGGTTGAACAAGTAACATCACGTAAAACAAAATTTGCAATAGAAGATCCAGGAGCACCCGAAAATTTCCCGAGAACATTATTTATTTGGCGTTCAAACTTGATTTCAAGTTCTGCTAAAGGCCAAGAATATTTCATGAAGCATCTTTTAGGTGCATCAGATGGCTTGTTGGCTGAACCGAACGTTACTGAAAAGCCAGAAGAAATTGTATGGAGAGAAGATGTGGAAGGCAAATTGGATTTGATGGTAGCACTTGATTTTCGTATGACATCAACACCACTTTATGCTGATATTGTCTTACCAGCAGCTACTTGGTATGAAAAAACGGATCTATCTTCAACAGATATGCACCCATTTGTTCATCCATTTAATCCTGCAGTAAATCCACTTTGGGAATCTCGTTCTGATTGGGATATTTACGCGAAATTAGCTGAAAAGTTCTCAGAAATGGCAGGAACGCATTTACCTGGTGTATACAAAGATGTCGTGATTACGCCTCTTGCACATGACTCAATCAGTGAAATTTCACAGCCTATGGGAGTTGTGAAAGATTGGGCTAAAGGAGAAATCGAAGCGATACCAGGAAAAACAATGCCTAACTTCAGTATCGTAGAACGAGACTTTACTAAGATTTACGATAAATACATTACGCTTGGGCCTAATTTATCTATTGGTAAAACGGGTGCACACGGTGTTAGTTTTTCTGTAGCAGAAGAATATGAAGAATTGAAACATATTAATGGGACTCATTTCGATGACTCAATTAAAAACGGCTTACCAAAAATTCAAACAGCTCGCCAAGTGGCAGATGCTATGTTAAATCTATCTTCAGCAACAAATGGACGAGTATCACAAAAAGCGTATATTGAAGCTGAAAAAGATACAGGTGTCGAACTGAGAGACATTTCTGCAGACCGTGCAGCAGAGAAAATTACTTTCCAAAGCATTACGGTTCAACCACGTGAAGTTATTCCAACACCCGTATTTAGTGGATCAAACAAAATGGGCAGACGTTATTCGCCATTTACAACCAATATTGAACGGCTAGTGCCTTTCCGGACGTTGACAGGCAGACAGCATTTTTATATCGATCATGAAATTTTCCAACAATACGGAGAGGCATTGCCAATCTATAAACCAACCTTACCGCCAATGGTTTTTGGAAAAAATGATAAAAAAATAAAAGGTGGCGTAGATTCACTTGTCTTGCGTTACTTAACACCTCATGGAAAATGGAATATCCACTCTACTTACCAAGACAATCAACACATGCTGACATTATTCCGTGGAGGTCCGACTGTTTGGATCAATAACGAAGATGCAAAAGCACACGATATCGATGACAATGCCTGGCTCGAAGTTTACAACCGAAACGGTGTAGTTACGGCTCGTGCTGTTGTCAGTCATCGCATGCCAAGAGGCACAATGTTCATGTACCACGCACAAGACAAGCATATTCAAGTACCTGGCTCTGAAATTACAGACACACGAGGCGGCAGTCACAATGCGCCAACACGCATTCACATGAAGCCGACTCAAATGGTTGGAGGATACGCTCAACTTAGCTATGGTTTCAACTATTATGGACCCATTGGCAATCAGCGTGATGAATACGTTGCAGTCCGAAAAATGAAGGAGGTTGACTGGCTTGAAGATTAA
- a CDS encoding sensor histidine kinase encodes MLKMYANSSEAILFFSSEGKTISMNPAAEKIMDVQALEQLKKGAEDALCMVCRGYTNESKLMTCEDCYFTSFNHSDFSSFQVFLETVGKGTIPYSATFHVIDPEKGTRVFILRDLSIKFETQNKLQQNTMMKNVIKAQENERKRISRELHDSVAQELLSAVVDLRALKYMTKDEDVLKKTSESMSTLLRLMDDIRNLSVELRPSALDDFGLEAAFRSHFKRLEESFGLTVNFVSTIKKTRYENEVETVLYRVCQEAIFNAIKYAQVEVVEVLLFEEVNTLRLVVKDGGVGFKLGSNPIGTGLGLFGMNERAELVQGNLTINSEISKGTTVNLRVPLNEKREVAK; translated from the coding sequence ATGCTAAAAATGTATGCAAACAGTTCAGAAGCCATTTTGTTTTTTTCAAGTGAAGGTAAAACCATATCAATGAATCCGGCGGCAGAAAAAATTATGGATGTTCAAGCGTTAGAGCAATTGAAAAAAGGAGCAGAAGATGCTCTGTGTATGGTCTGCAGAGGGTACACGAATGAAAGTAAACTGATGACTTGTGAGGATTGTTACTTCACTAGCTTTAATCATTCAGATTTTTCTTCTTTTCAAGTATTTTTAGAGACCGTAGGAAAAGGGACTATACCGTATTCTGCAACATTCCATGTCATCGATCCTGAAAAAGGAACAAGGGTATTTATTTTAAGAGATTTATCCATTAAATTTGAAACGCAAAACAAACTTCAACAAAATACAATGATGAAAAATGTTATTAAAGCACAAGAAAACGAACGGAAAAGAATTTCAAGAGAGTTGCATGACAGTGTGGCTCAAGAACTATTAAGTGCGGTTGTTGATTTGCGTGCTTTAAAGTACATGACCAAAGATGAAGATGTGTTAAAGAAAACAAGTGAAAGCATGTCAACTTTGCTTCGCTTGATGGATGACATTCGGAATTTATCGGTTGAATTGCGGCCTTCTGCGCTTGATGATTTCGGTTTAGAAGCAGCTTTTCGCTCTCATTTTAAACGACTAGAAGAAAGTTTTGGTTTAACGGTAAACTTTGTGTCGACCATTAAAAAAACACGTTATGAAAACGAAGTGGAAACGGTTCTATACAGAGTCTGTCAAGAAGCGATTTTCAATGCCATAAAATATGCGCAAGTTGAAGTTGTTGAAGTTCTATTGTTTGAAGAAGTAAATACTTTACGTTTAGTTGTGAAAGATGGAGGAGTTGGATTCAAACTGGGATCCAATCCTATCGGTACGGGTCTTGGTTTGTTTGGTATGAATGAACGCGCTGAGTTGGTGCAAGGTAATTTAACCATTAATTCTGAAATTTCGAAAGGAACAACAGTAAACTTACGTGTACCTTTAAATGAAAAGCGGGAGGTGGCGAAATGA